A single genomic interval of Brevibacillus brevis harbors:
- a CDS encoding murein hydrolase activator EnvC family protein — protein sequence MRKRILLALVITGLVVGTVIPTNVSLAAPSKASLDKINRELKEIQKKKKSQQQQLKKTEEQINVVQKEKKGLETQLMQIDLRRNDTQKKLDKLEQQMDDTKEKAAHAQDQLDEAKDRVAKRDALLRTRVTAMYERGTISYLDVLLGSSDFGDFLTRMQALQLILEQDTRILEDNIRDKDTIETKKKEIDHQLTVYAGMFDEAEELKVELDKQYKQSLVVKAELDKKESALEVDLEQYGQELLAITKQESAKYAERVRAMSASSTGYKGGKFALPVASGQFRFTSGFGMRSDPFTGRSAGHNGLDMAARKGTPIMAAADGIVLFAGYNGGYGNTVMIKHNAEYTTLYGHIREGGIKVSVGQAVSRGQKIAEVGSTGRSTGNHVHFTVYKNDVAVNPMPYLK from the coding sequence ATGAGAAAGAGAATCCTGCTAGCACTCGTAATCACTGGGCTTGTAGTCGGTACTGTGATCCCGACAAATGTGAGCTTGGCAGCGCCTAGTAAGGCTTCTTTGGACAAGATTAATCGAGAGCTAAAAGAAATCCAAAAGAAGAAGAAAAGCCAGCAGCAGCAATTGAAGAAGACCGAAGAACAGATCAATGTCGTGCAAAAAGAGAAAAAAGGCTTGGAAACGCAATTGATGCAAATCGATTTGCGACGCAACGATACACAGAAAAAGCTGGACAAGCTTGAGCAGCAAATGGATGATACCAAGGAAAAAGCAGCACATGCGCAGGATCAACTGGATGAGGCAAAAGACCGCGTGGCGAAAAGGGATGCCTTGCTCAGAACACGTGTGACAGCAATGTATGAACGCGGCACGATCTCTTACTTGGATGTACTTCTCGGCTCCTCTGACTTTGGGGACTTTTTGACGCGTATGCAGGCCTTGCAGCTTATTTTAGAGCAGGACACGCGTATTTTAGAGGATAACATTCGCGATAAGGACACCATCGAGACAAAAAAGAAAGAAATTGATCATCAACTGACTGTGTACGCCGGGATGTTCGATGAGGCTGAGGAGCTCAAAGTCGAATTGGACAAGCAGTACAAGCAAAGTCTAGTGGTCAAGGCTGAACTGGATAAGAAAGAATCTGCTCTTGAAGTGGATTTGGAGCAGTATGGACAGGAGCTTTTGGCTATCACCAAACAGGAATCAGCTAAATATGCAGAGCGAGTACGTGCGATGAGCGCATCTAGTACAGGCTACAAGGGTGGAAAGTTTGCCTTGCCTGTCGCAAGTGGACAATTCCGCTTCACTTCAGGCTTCGGAATGCGGTCAGACCCGTTTACAGGCCGCTCGGCTGGGCATAATGGTTTAGATATGGCAGCACGGAAGGGTACGCCAATTATGGCAGCGGCTGACGGAATCGTTCTCTTTGCAGGATATAACGGCGGCTACGGGAATACAGTAATGATCAAGCATAACGCGGAATATACCACTCTGTACGGTCATATTCGCGAGGGAGGTATCAAGGTTTCTGTTGGGCAAGCTGTATCGAGAGGTCAAAAGATCGCAGAGGTAGGATCAACAGGTCGCTCAACCGGAAATCACGTACACTTTACCGTCTATAAAAATGACGTAGCAGTTAACCCAATGCCGTACTTGAAGTAG
- the uvrA gene encoding excinuclease ABC subunit UvrA has translation MPLEHIVVKGARAHNLKNVDVVIPRDKFVVLTGLSGSGKSSLAFDTIYAEGQRRYVESLSAYARQFLGQMDKPDVDSIEGLSPAISIDQKTTSRNPRSTVGTVTEIYDYLRLLYARVGRAVCPEHGIEIQSQTIEQMVDRLLEYPERTKMQILAPMVQGRKGEHVKLLEDIRKQGFVRVRVNGEITDLSEDIKLEKNKKHNIEVVVDRVVVKPDVQARLADSLETALRLADGKVIVDVMEQEELLFSEKHACPVCGFSIGELEPRIFSFNSPFGACSECDGLGVKLEVDPDMVVPDVTKTLDDGAIGAWEPKTSTYYQQLLESACRHFNIRMDVPYEELTAAHRQILMYGSEGEKIHFRYENEFGQVREAVVPFEGVVINLQRRHLETSSDYIREQIEGFMSQKACPVCKGQRLRQESLAVKVGERSISELTTLSILDAHQFVDGLELTERETKIANLIVKEIKARLNFLIDVGLDYLTLSRAAGTLSGGEAQRIRLATQIGSSLMGVLYILDEPSIGLHQRDNARLIKTLEHMTKLGNTLIVVEHDEDTMMACDYIIDIGPGAGIHGGQIVAAGTPEEVMEDPNSLTGAYLSGRKFIPVPMERRKPSDKWIKIEGAKENNLKNVTAKLPLGVFVAVTGVSGSGKSTLINEILQKTLARDLNKAKVKPGEHRRILGLEHLDKVIDIDQSPIGRTPRSNPATYTGVFDDIRDLFASTNEAKVRGYKKGRFSFNVKGGRCEACSGDGIIKIEMHFLPDVYVPCEVCHGKRYNRETLDVKYKGKSIADVLEMTIEDGVEFFRNLPKIERKLQTIVDVGLGYMKLGQPATTLSGGEAQRVKLASELYRRSTGRTLYILDEPTTGLHTDDIDRLLKVLQRLVENGDTVLVIEHNLDVIKTVDYIVDLGPEGGTRGGEIVGTGTPEEVAKMEGSYTGIYLKPILERDRERTNAKLEQFVSK, from the coding sequence ATGCCATTAGAACATATTGTCGTAAAGGGTGCACGTGCCCATAACCTAAAAAATGTTGATGTAGTCATTCCGAGGGACAAATTCGTCGTTCTGACGGGTTTGTCTGGCTCGGGTAAATCCTCGCTTGCTTTTGACACGATTTACGCAGAGGGACAACGACGCTATGTCGAGTCTCTGTCTGCATACGCCCGTCAATTTCTCGGGCAAATGGACAAGCCGGACGTGGATTCGATTGAGGGACTGTCCCCTGCGATCTCGATTGACCAGAAAACGACGAGCCGCAACCCTCGCTCCACGGTAGGTACGGTTACGGAAATCTACGACTATTTGCGCCTTTTGTATGCGCGTGTCGGTAGAGCAGTTTGCCCGGAGCATGGCATCGAGATCCAGTCCCAGACCATTGAACAAATGGTCGATCGCCTATTGGAGTATCCTGAGCGCACGAAAATGCAGATTCTAGCTCCCATGGTGCAAGGACGCAAGGGAGAGCACGTCAAGCTGCTCGAGGACATCCGCAAGCAAGGCTTCGTCCGTGTGCGGGTCAATGGTGAAATTACCGATCTGTCCGAAGACATCAAGCTGGAAAAGAACAAGAAGCATAACATTGAGGTTGTCGTTGACCGGGTCGTTGTGAAGCCGGATGTACAGGCGCGTCTCGCAGACTCCTTGGAAACGGCACTTCGTTTAGCAGATGGCAAGGTCATCGTCGATGTGATGGAGCAAGAGGAGCTGCTGTTCAGTGAAAAGCATGCTTGCCCGGTATGCGGATTCTCCATCGGGGAGCTGGAGCCGCGGATTTTCTCCTTTAACAGCCCGTTTGGTGCTTGCTCGGAGTGTGATGGACTGGGTGTCAAGCTAGAGGTAGACCCGGATATGGTCGTCCCCGATGTGACGAAGACGCTCGATGACGGGGCGATTGGCGCATGGGAGCCGAAGACTTCGACGTACTATCAACAATTGTTGGAATCAGCTTGCCGCCACTTTAACATTCGGATGGATGTGCCATATGAGGAGCTTACTGCAGCGCACCGACAAATCCTGATGTACGGTAGTGAGGGCGAAAAAATTCACTTCCGCTATGAGAACGAGTTCGGGCAAGTGCGCGAGGCGGTCGTACCGTTTGAAGGTGTCGTCATCAACCTGCAACGACGTCATCTGGAGACGAGCTCGGATTACATCCGCGAGCAAATCGAAGGATTTATGAGCCAAAAGGCTTGTCCTGTCTGCAAAGGCCAACGTTTGCGTCAGGAGAGCTTGGCGGTAAAGGTCGGAGAGCGCAGCATTTCCGAGCTGACTACGCTGTCGATTCTCGATGCGCATCAGTTTGTCGATGGGCTGGAACTGACAGAGCGGGAAACGAAGATCGCGAACCTGATCGTAAAAGAAATCAAGGCGCGACTGAACTTCTTGATTGATGTCGGACTGGATTACTTGACGCTGAGCCGTGCGGCGGGAACACTGTCCGGGGGAGAAGCGCAGCGGATTCGACTGGCTACGCAGATCGGTTCTAGTCTGATGGGCGTTCTCTACATTTTGGATGAGCCGAGTATCGGACTGCACCAGCGGGATAACGCGCGTCTGATCAAGACGTTGGAGCATATGACCAAGCTGGGGAATACATTGATCGTCGTCGAGCATGACGAGGATACGATGATGGCCTGCGATTATATTATCGATATTGGACCGGGAGCTGGCATACATGGCGGTCAAATCGTAGCGGCAGGGACTCCGGAAGAAGTCATGGAGGACCCTAACTCCTTGACCGGCGCTTATTTGAGCGGGCGCAAATTCATCCCTGTTCCGATGGAGCGTCGCAAGCCTTCGGACAAATGGATCAAGATTGAGGGCGCGAAGGAAAACAACCTGAAAAACGTTACTGCGAAGCTTCCTTTAGGCGTTTTTGTTGCCGTAACAGGTGTATCTGGTTCAGGAAAAAGTACGCTGATCAATGAAATTTTGCAAAAGACACTGGCTCGCGATTTAAATAAGGCAAAGGTGAAGCCAGGTGAGCATCGCCGCATCCTGGGATTGGAGCATTTGGACAAGGTAATCGACATCGACCAATCTCCAATTGGACGTACACCACGTTCCAATCCGGCGACATATACAGGTGTCTTTGACGATATTCGCGACCTGTTTGCTTCCACCAACGAAGCCAAAGTGCGCGGCTATAAAAAAGGTCGCTTCAGCTTTAACGTCAAGGGCGGCCGTTGTGAAGCGTGCAGCGGTGACGGGATTATTAAAATCGAGATGCACTTCTTGCCGGATGTGTATGTGCCTTGCGAAGTTTGCCACGGCAAGCGCTACAACCGCGAGACGCTCGATGTGAAATACAAAGGCAAGAGCATTGCTGATGTCTTGGAAATGACGATCGAGGACGGGGTAGAGTTTTTCCGCAATTTGCCGAAGATTGAGCGCAAGCTGCAGACCATCGTAGACGTAGGACTGGGATATATGAAACTTGGGCAGCCTGCTACCACGCTCTCTGGCGGGGAAGCACAACGCGTCAAGCTTGCCTCCGAGCTGTATCGACGCAGCACAGGACGTACCTTGTACATTTTGGATGAGCCGACAACCGGTCTGCATACGGATGATATCGATCGTTTGCTGAAGGTGCTGCAACGATTGGTAGAAAACGGCGATACAGTGCTGGTCATCGAGCACAATCTCGATGTGATCAAAACGGTCGATTACATCGTAGATTTGGGGCCTGAGGGTGGTACCCGTGGCGGAGAAATTGTCGGAACGGGAACACCGGAAGAAGTGGCGAAGATGGAAGGCTCTTATACGGGTATCTATTTGAAGCCGATTTTGGAACGTGATAGAGAACGGACGAATGCCAAGCTAGAGCAATTCGTTTCGAAGTAA
- a CDS encoding S41 family peptidase: MRWKGRTVIALVLISMVASSFITMAIMKTSASASSSQGGALTASSMALFSGSGDYPKEFQKLYEAFSAIKKDYIQNVTNEQLVEGAIGGMVGSLEDPYSDYMDPRSAEEFTSTLHSTFQGIGTEVTMQNGRVTVVSPFKNSPAERAGLRPNDQILSVNDESLEGLDLHQAVTKIRGPKGTKAVLKVVRAGVPEPLTIVCVRDDIPIETVNSQILEKNGVKVGVINITQFSTETAKHFKDQLAALEQKGIGGLVIDVRGNPGGYLLAVKEIGEILVPKKGKIVQIEYGNGGQQKEEYFSTTEAAKPYPISVLINGGSASASEILAGALRDSGNYKLVGEKTFGKGTVQSTMEMNDKSQLKLTIAKWVTPKGEWVHKKGITPDFAVKQPDYFNATLLPADKVLQRDMAGTDVKNLQLILKGLNLSPGREDGYFDEKTEDAIKQFQTSNKLEVTGKVDAKTRSSLEESLRKTMTKPENDLQLQKALDVVTGK; the protein is encoded by the coding sequence GTGAGATGGAAAGGACGTACCGTAATCGCGCTTGTACTCATCTCGATGGTAGCCAGTAGTTTTATTACGATGGCAATCATGAAGACATCGGCTAGCGCCAGTTCGAGTCAAGGTGGGGCTTTAACAGCATCGAGTATGGCGCTGTTTTCTGGGAGCGGAGATTATCCGAAAGAGTTCCAGAAGCTGTACGAGGCGTTTTCAGCAATCAAGAAAGATTACATCCAAAATGTCACCAATGAGCAGTTAGTAGAGGGTGCAATTGGCGGTATGGTCGGGTCGCTTGAAGATCCGTACAGTGATTACATGGACCCTCGTTCTGCTGAGGAGTTCACATCTACCCTGCACTCGACTTTCCAAGGGATCGGGACAGAGGTAACGATGCAAAATGGTCGGGTAACAGTTGTTTCGCCGTTCAAAAACTCTCCAGCCGAGCGTGCAGGGCTACGGCCAAACGACCAAATTTTGAGCGTAAACGACGAATCCCTTGAAGGATTGGACCTGCATCAGGCAGTGACGAAGATTCGCGGGCCTAAAGGTACAAAGGCGGTTCTCAAAGTAGTGAGGGCAGGAGTGCCAGAGCCTCTTACTATCGTGTGTGTGCGGGACGATATTCCGATTGAGACGGTAAACAGTCAGATACTTGAGAAGAACGGTGTTAAGGTAGGCGTGATCAACATTACCCAATTCTCTACAGAAACAGCTAAGCACTTCAAAGATCAGCTGGCTGCTCTCGAGCAGAAGGGGATTGGCGGTTTGGTAATTGACGTTCGAGGCAATCCGGGCGGGTATTTGTTAGCTGTGAAAGAAATCGGAGAAATCCTCGTACCGAAAAAAGGCAAGATCGTGCAAATCGAGTATGGAAATGGCGGACAGCAAAAAGAAGAGTATTTCTCGACTACAGAAGCTGCTAAGCCTTACCCAATCTCGGTACTGATTAATGGCGGAAGCGCTAGTGCCTCGGAGATTCTAGCGGGTGCCCTGCGGGATAGCGGCAATTACAAGCTTGTCGGTGAGAAGACATTTGGTAAAGGAACCGTTCAGAGTACAATGGAAATGAACGACAAGAGCCAATTGAAGCTGACGATTGCCAAGTGGGTCACACCGAAGGGTGAATGGGTCCATAAAAAAGGCATTACGCCAGACTTTGCAGTCAAGCAACCAGACTATTTCAACGCAACTCTGCTACCGGCAGATAAAGTGTTGCAGCGCGATATGGCTGGCACTGACGTGAAAAACCTGCAACTCATCCTGAAGGGCTTGAATCTTTCCCCAGGACGAGAAGATGGCTATTTTGATGAAAAGACAGAAGACGCAATCAAGCAGTTCCAAACCTCCAACAAGCTTGAGGTAACTGGCAAAGTAGACGCGAAGACACGCTCTTCACTGGAAGAAAGTCTCCGTAAAACGATGACGAAGCCAGAGAATGACCTGCAATTGCAAAAAGCTCTGGATGTAGTCACGGGCAAGTAA
- a CDS encoding PDZ domain-containing protein: MEAGNSLLSVEMITTANQMPWFFFLLDEVRQLAIQADMLTIAYGFAAFFINPVFYLFLVFIYLHYRRQMNLERQLFSARIQSPLLSTIRAVVMGLVGGLLISLLSAGLGVVVQAQDLWILWGLALILALIRLRFLCFAYAAGILAILHAITQVIPPVTDVPGLSYVWEMIRQAKPLPLLALVAIMHLIEAMLVRWNGGRDASPLFVEGQRGRIVGAYLLHSFWLTPAVLFVQMEPGAISGALYPGWPFFSPEAASFGLMLLPTVTGFSDMTQTMTPYRKATQIAKNLTLYALILLGLCALVVWFYPLILLAAIFALFGHEALFFWSQYQERKRSPYFIQSSRGVKVMGVIPGTRAEEIGITPGEIIVKVNGISVREKEDLYPALQANPAFCKMEVLTREGELKFVQCAVYAGNHHQLGIIVVPDANTRAFVDLKRASVVELIKQKLEKLNVGA; encoded by the coding sequence ATGGAAGCAGGTAATTCCCTGCTTTCCGTAGAAATGATAACCACGGCAAATCAAATGCCGTGGTTTTTCTTTCTTTTAGATGAGGTGAGGCAATTGGCGATACAGGCAGATATGCTTACCATTGCATATGGCTTTGCCGCATTTTTTATCAATCCTGTCTTCTATCTCTTTCTAGTTTTTATTTATTTGCATTACCGCAGACAGATGAACCTAGAAAGACAGCTTTTTTCTGCGCGCATTCAGTCCCCCTTGCTCTCGACGATACGTGCTGTAGTGATGGGCTTGGTGGGAGGCTTGTTAATTTCTCTTCTTAGTGCAGGACTCGGCGTGGTCGTGCAAGCACAAGATTTGTGGATACTATGGGGATTGGCGCTCATCTTGGCGTTGATTCGTTTACGGTTTCTCTGTTTCGCATATGCTGCAGGAATTTTGGCGATTTTACACGCGATCACACAGGTCATTCCACCGGTCACGGATGTTCCTGGATTGAGCTATGTCTGGGAAATGATTCGTCAGGCGAAACCTTTGCCTTTGCTTGCGTTAGTTGCGATCATGCATCTGATTGAAGCGATGCTCGTACGCTGGAATGGCGGGCGAGATGCTTCACCGCTGTTCGTAGAAGGGCAACGTGGTCGGATCGTGGGTGCCTATTTGCTTCATTCTTTTTGGCTGACGCCAGCCGTGCTGTTCGTACAGATGGAGCCAGGTGCTATCAGCGGTGCGTTGTATCCAGGGTGGCCGTTCTTTTCGCCAGAAGCCGCTTCATTCGGACTGATGCTTCTGCCGACAGTGACCGGATTCTCTGATATGACGCAAACGATGACTCCGTATAGAAAAGCAACACAGATTGCGAAAAATTTGACGCTGTATGCGCTCATTTTGTTGGGTTTGTGCGCTCTGGTAGTATGGTTTTATCCGTTGATCCTGCTGGCCGCGATCTTTGCACTATTCGGTCATGAGGCGCTGTTTTTCTGGAGTCAGTATCAAGAAAGAAAGCGTTCGCCTTATTTCATCCAGTCTTCGCGTGGTGTAAAGGTAATGGGTGTCATTCCGGGGACGAGAGCAGAGGAGATCGGTATCACGCCTGGTGAGATTATCGTGAAAGTAAATGGCATTTCGGTGCGGGAAAAAGAAGATTTATATCCAGCACTACAAGCCAATCCTGCCTTTTGCAAAATGGAAGTACTCACCCGTGAAGGCGAGCTGAAGTTCGTACAGTGTGCGGTCTATGCGGGCAATCATCACCAACTGGGGATCATTGTGGTTCCGGATGCAAATACCCGTGCATTTGTTGATTTGAAACGCGCCAGTGTAGTCGAGCTGATCAAGCAAAAGCTGGAGAAGCTGAATGTAGGAGCATAA
- the uvrB gene encoding excinuclease ABC subunit UvrB, with product MERFELVSEFQPSGDQPTAIAELVAGLKAGKRHQTLLGATGTGKTFTAAQVIAQVNRPTLVMAHNKTLAAQLCAEFKEFFPNNAVEYFVSYYDYYQPEAYIPQSDTFIEKDSSINDEIDKLRHSATSALFERRDVIIVASVSCIYGLGSPEEYRELLLSLRVGMETGRDEILHRLVDIQYTRNDINFTRGTFRVRGDVVEIFPASESEQAIRVEFFGDEIERITSIDVLTGEILGQRDHIAIFPKSHYVTREEKMKLAVQSIEAELEERLKEFRDAGKLLEAQRLEQRTRYDIEMMMEMGFCSGIENYSRHLTGLPAGHAPYTLLDYFPEDFIVMMDESHMTLPQVRGMYNGDRARKDVLVEHGFRLPSARDNRPLKFEEFEGKLKQAIYISATPGPYELEHSPEMVQQVIRPTGLIDPTVTVRPIKGQIDDLIGEIQATIAKNERVLVTTLTKKMSEDLTDYLKEIGIKVRYLHSDIKTIERMQILRSLRLGEFDVLVGINLLREGLDLPEVSLVAILDADKEGFLRNERSLIQTIGRAARNAEGRVIMYADKMTDSMTSAIRETERRRSIQMAYNEEHGITPQTVKKSVREVIEATKVAEEKADYLPHADFKKMPKKDRVAVIERMEEEMKEAARNLMFERAAELRDLILELKAEL from the coding sequence ATGGAGCGTTTTGAATTGGTATCGGAGTTTCAACCATCCGGTGACCAGCCGACCGCCATTGCCGAGCTGGTGGCAGGGTTAAAGGCTGGCAAGCGACACCAGACATTGCTGGGTGCGACGGGAACGGGAAAGACTTTTACGGCTGCCCAGGTAATTGCTCAGGTGAACAGGCCAACACTCGTGATGGCACACAACAAAACTCTGGCCGCGCAGCTTTGTGCAGAGTTTAAGGAGTTTTTCCCGAACAACGCGGTGGAATACTTCGTCAGCTACTACGATTACTATCAACCCGAAGCATACATTCCCCAATCGGATACGTTTATTGAAAAAGACTCGAGCATTAACGACGAGATCGACAAGCTCCGTCACTCCGCTACCAGTGCGTTGTTTGAACGCCGAGATGTGATCATCGTTGCCTCCGTCTCCTGCATTTACGGATTGGGTTCGCCCGAGGAGTATCGGGAGCTGCTCTTGTCTTTACGTGTTGGCATGGAAACAGGACGGGACGAGATTTTGCATCGTCTGGTCGATATCCAGTACACACGCAACGACATCAACTTCACGCGCGGTACCTTCCGTGTGCGGGGTGACGTCGTGGAGATTTTCCCTGCCTCGGAGAGTGAGCAGGCGATTCGCGTTGAGTTTTTTGGAGATGAAATTGAACGGATTACTTCGATTGACGTACTGACCGGCGAGATTTTGGGACAGCGTGATCACATTGCCATCTTCCCTAAATCTCACTATGTGACGCGTGAGGAGAAAATGAAGCTGGCTGTCCAAAGCATTGAGGCCGAGCTGGAAGAAAGACTGAAAGAATTCCGTGATGCGGGCAAGCTCCTGGAAGCACAGCGACTGGAGCAACGCACACGGTACGATATTGAGATGATGATGGAGATGGGCTTTTGCTCCGGTATTGAGAACTACTCGCGCCATCTGACAGGACTGCCTGCCGGGCATGCTCCATATACCTTGCTGGATTACTTCCCAGAGGATTTTATCGTCATGATGGATGAGTCGCATATGACCTTGCCGCAGGTTCGGGGGATGTATAACGGTGACCGCGCACGGAAGGATGTACTGGTCGAGCACGGATTCCGTCTGCCTTCTGCTCGCGATAACCGCCCACTCAAGTTCGAAGAGTTTGAAGGAAAGCTGAAACAAGCGATTTACATTTCAGCTACACCTGGACCTTATGAGCTGGAGCACAGCCCGGAAATGGTGCAGCAGGTGATTCGTCCGACAGGCTTGATTGACCCGACGGTAACGGTACGTCCGATCAAGGGACAGATTGACGATTTGATTGGCGAAATTCAAGCCACGATTGCGAAAAATGAGCGGGTTCTCGTCACGACTCTGACGAAGAAAATGTCTGAGGATTTGACGGACTATCTGAAAGAAATCGGAATCAAGGTCCGCTATCTTCACTCGGATATTAAAACGATTGAGCGGATGCAAATTTTACGTTCGTTGCGTTTGGGTGAGTTTGACGTGCTGGTCGGGATCAACCTCTTGCGGGAAGGCTTGGACTTGCCGGAAGTATCGCTCGTAGCGATATTGGATGCAGACAAGGAAGGCTTCCTGCGTAATGAGCGCTCGCTGATTCAGACGATTGGTCGGGCTGCGCGGAACGCAGAGGGACGCGTTATCATGTACGCGGATAAAATGACAGATTCGATGACCTCTGCGATCCGGGAGACAGAGCGTCGTCGTTCCATTCAGATGGCTTACAATGAAGAGCACGGCATCACGCCGCAAACCGTGAAAAAGTCCGTCCGCGAAGTGATCGAGGCGACCAAGGTAGCGGAGGAAAAAGCGGATTACTTGCCACATGCAGACTTCAAGAAAATGCCGAAGAAGGATCGCGTGGCTGTTATAGAACGTATGGAAGAAGAAATGAAGGAAGCGGCACGCAACCTCATGTTCGAGCGTGCGGCAGAATTGCGTGATTTGATTCTTGAGCTGAAGGCGGAACTCTAA
- a CDS encoding HD domain-containing protein — MDFVKASLAALPADLVGEAQKCFDGQDPAHDWQHNLRVMAMCERIGREEGADMEVLRLAALLHDIGRAEERQTGECHAEISARLAGEWLAERSMTEAFISRVQSAILAHRFRKERPPHTLEEKILFDADKLDSIGAIGVARVFAYTGVIGQPIQSDDPNQHTPYKEYTWKLQRIKDKLFTKTAQKIADDRHRFMTTFFEQWEWEVTGVR, encoded by the coding sequence ATGGATTTCGTGAAGGCTTCTCTTGCCGCACTACCTGCCGACCTGGTGGGCGAAGCACAGAAGTGCTTTGATGGACAAGATCCTGCTCACGATTGGCAGCATAATTTGCGTGTCATGGCGATGTGTGAGCGAATTGGCCGCGAGGAAGGGGCAGATATGGAAGTGCTGCGCCTCGCTGCATTACTGCATGACATCGGGAGAGCAGAAGAACGGCAAACAGGCGAGTGCCATGCCGAAATCAGTGCAAGACTAGCAGGGGAATGGCTCGCCGAACGCAGTATGACGGAAGCATTCATCTCACGTGTACAGTCTGCAATTCTCGCCCATCGTTTTCGCAAAGAACGACCTCCACATACCTTGGAAGAAAAGATCCTGTTTGATGCCGACAAGCTGGATTCGATTGGGGCTATTGGAGTGGCCCGGGTTTTTGCTTATACTGGGGTTATTGGGCAACCCATACAATCGGATGACCCCAATCAGCATACACCTTATAAGGAATACACGTGGAAGCTGCAGCGCATCAAAGACAAGCTTTTCACCAAGACTGCCCAGAAAATCGCCGATGACAGGCATCGATTCATGACAACGTTTTTTGAGCAATGGGAATGGGAAGTAACGGGGGTTCGATAG
- a CDS encoding flagellar hook assembly protein FlgD, giving the protein MSDTGTTVKNNPYIQPHMSYKGKKEFTTELDQNAFMKLMLEQLKHQDPMSPMDNSQFIQQTSMLTMVEKITKMTTLMEQSNNSMVTLEKYEKLVGRTASYSLTTKDEMTGETKTEKKEGVLDAVYMDQGKIYFRVAGESTPIPLADVSGLESQGLAGNTLDNSVKYMEMIGREISYKVTKEVDRDGNPATTHDVSKVDEILNGVITGFTTKNGTAQFQLDNGSTVKAEEIVGMTVKPENRTMGNSLAYAQMIGYNITYNQSQTNPDGTTTNTPLTGVVKAVSMKNGVVEFVLQDDKKVGLNQITGFEATA; this is encoded by the coding sequence ATGTCAGATACCGGAACAACCGTTAAAAATAACCCTTATATACAACCGCACATGAGCTATAAAGGCAAAAAAGAATTCACCACCGAGCTCGACCAAAATGCCTTTATGAAGCTCATGCTGGAGCAGTTAAAGCATCAAGACCCTATGTCCCCAATGGACAACTCTCAGTTCATCCAGCAAACAAGTATGCTGACCATGGTAGAAAAAATCACAAAAATGACCACGCTGATGGAACAATCGAACAACAGCATGGTCACTTTGGAAAAGTATGAAAAGCTGGTAGGTCGTACAGCCTCGTATTCCCTTACTACAAAAGACGAGATGACAGGAGAAACTAAGACGGAGAAGAAAGAAGGCGTACTTGATGCCGTCTACATGGATCAAGGCAAAATCTACTTCCGTGTCGCAGGCGAATCGACACCGATTCCACTGGCAGACGTCTCCGGACTGGAATCGCAAGGTCTGGCTGGCAATACGCTCGATAATAGCGTGAAGTACATGGAAATGATCGGTCGAGAGATTTCCTATAAAGTAACCAAGGAAGTCGACCGGGATGGCAATCCAGCTACCACACACGACGTTTCCAAGGTGGATGAAATCTTGAATGGCGTCATCACTGGCTTTACTACCAAAAACGGTACCGCACAATTCCAACTGGATAATGGATCAACCGTAAAAGCCGAAGAAATCGTAGGCATGACGGTAAAACCTGAAAACAGAACAATGGGCAACTCCCTTGCCTACGCGCAAATGATCGGCTACAACATCACGTACAACCAGTCTCAAACAAATCCAGACGGCACCACTACCAATACGCCACTTACCGGAGTGGTCAAGGCTGTCAGCATGAAAAACGGAGTAGTCGAATTCGTCCTCCAGGATGATAAGAAAGTCGGTCTCAATCAAATCACAGGATTCGAAGCAACTGCCTAG